In one Cydia strobilella chromosome 25, ilCydStro3.1, whole genome shotgun sequence genomic region, the following are encoded:
- the LOC134752929 gene encoding uncharacterized protein LOC134752929 codes for MSFDVNWDVESQREDHECEEHWQLRKAFIEQWKNEYPKDRLVCLARVFANMEFMGCRYPTEVMQEVARLSEAVASAYRKSKKGKLQRTFVSASDAAEDRARGVKREGGIIKDGPAPKSSKIQFVKQGQGGNEEESEDTDVESRIRNLISSSISSKSTEEARKPLGDLNEYLKDLSSVRCLDARVFDDSMFFSSFGQLVLLIRPWAGKWWNIQTSCQVCNIPFSSTFEDGAMSMLINGLLVARATGASKVDAKCNVEIMAWNRLREEVITVVVKEQFRADGGAISVSEVTGRRDDEFGAPVENSVATKMMKLMGWKGGGLGADAQGIEEPIKPHLQMVNRQGLGSTCSDAQSLRRAAFTLMRRYLASDCLDVDLIFSRDFSKEERASLHQVAQKVGLASRSYGAGEERFLVVKKKLDPFSLARAVLEKGGNTPKYQVFIPCGASKRNQRNGRY; via the exons ATGTCTTTCGACGTCAATTGGGATGTCGAAAGTCAGAGAGAAGACCACGAATGCGAAGAACATTGGCAGTTAAGAAAGGCGTTCATAGAACAATGGAAGAACGAATATCCTAAAGACAGGCTGGTTTGCCTAGCAAGGGTTTTCGCTAACATGGAGTTTATGGGTTGCCGGTACCCCACAGAAGTCATGCAAGAAGTTGCAAGGCTCTCAGAAGCA GTAGCAAGCGCTTACAGAAAGTCCAAGAAAGGCAAACTCCAAAGGACATTTGTATCAGCCTCTGACGCTGCTGAGGACAGAGCAAGAGGTGTCAAGCGTGAAGGTGGCATCATCAAAGATGGCCCGGCACCGAAATCTTCTAAAATCCAGTTTGTGAAACAGGGCCAGGGGGGCAATGAAGAGGAGAGTGAGGATACGGATGTGGAAAGTAGAATAAGGAATTTGATTAGTTCAAG CATATCCAGCAAATCAACCGAGGAAGCCCGGAAACCCCTCGGGGATCTTAACGAGTACCTGAAAGACCTGAGCAGCGTACGGTGCCTGGACGCCCGGGTGTTCGATGACAGCATGTTCTTCAGCAGCTTTGGACAGCTGGTACTGCTCATCAGGCCCTGGGCGGGAAAATGGTGGAATATACAGA CAAGCTGTCAAGTTTGCAACATCCCGTTCAGCTCAACATTTGAAGACGGCGCCATGTCCATGCTCATCAACGGGCTACTGGTAGCCCGCGCCACGGGGGCTTCTAAAGTGGACGCCAAGTGCAACGTCGAGATTATGGCTTGGAAT AGACTACGGGAGGAAGTGATAACAGTCGTAGTTAAAGAACAATTCAGAGCAGATGGTGGCGCCATCTCCGTCAGCGAAGTGACGGGGCGGCGCGACGACGAGTTCGGAGCGCCCGTTGAGAACAGTGTCGCCACTAA GATGATGAAGCTGATGGGGTGGAAGGGCGGCGGGCTGGGCGCCGACGCGCAGGGTATAGAGGAGCCCATCAAGCCGCACCTACAAATG GTGAACCGCCAAGGTCTGGGCAGTACCTGCTCCGACGCCCAGAGCCTCCGACGAGCGGCCTTCACCCTAATGAGGCGGTACTTAGCGTCAGACTGTCTGGACGTGGACCTTATCTTCAGCAGGGACTTCTCTAAGGAGGAGCGGGCTTCCTTACACCAG GTCGCGCAGAAGGTCGGCCTGGCAAGCAGAAGCTACGGGGCTGGAGAGGAAAG ATTCCTAGTGGTAAAGAAGAAGCTGGACCCCTTCTCGCTCGCACGCGCCGTGTTAGAGAAGGGCGGCAACACCCCCAAGTACCAGGTGTTCATACCGTGCGGCGCCAGTAAAAGAAATCAAAGAAATGGAAGATATTAA